ATCTCTGGGTTCATGGCCAGACCTCTGGCAATAGCCACTCGCTGCTTTTGTCCACCGGACAATTGAGCCGGATAGGCCTCCCCTTTTTGAGACAAGCCTACCATGTCCAGCAGTTGTCGTCCACGGGCTTGAGCCTCTTCTTTTTTCTGCTTCTTAACCTTGACTGGTGCGTAGCACACATTTTCCAGGCAAGTCATGTGAGGAAACAAATTAAAGTGCTGAAAAATCATGCCAGTCTCTGCGCAAATATTCTTTAAAGACTTATCTGGCAGATACACGGCTTTCATGCCAGCCTTCGTCTCCACAAAGGTATCTCCGTTTAAGGTAATGCTGCCGCTTGTGATTCGTTCCAAACAGTTGATACATCGCAGCAGGGTACTCTTTCCCGAGCCAGAAGGACCAATGATAGCCACTGTTTCACCCTTCTGCATTGAGAAATTCACGTGATCCAGAGCCAAACAACCGGCA
The genomic region above belongs to Aminipila butyrica and contains:
- a CDS encoding amino acid ABC transporter ATP-binding protein, which encodes MLQMKDIVKQFAGCLALDHVNFSMQKGETVAIIGPSGSGKSTLLRCINCLERITSGSITLNGDTFVETKAGMKAVYLPDKSLKNICAETGMIFQHFNLFPHMTCLENVCYAPVKVKKQKKEEAQARGRQLLDMVGLSQKGEAYPAQLSGGQKQRVAIARGLAMNPEIMLFDEPTSALDPEITGEVLSVMRKLSKEHTTMVIVTHEMGFAKEVADRVIFMDAGKIVEEGTAEDIFQNPKSERLKDFLSSVLR